The genomic DNA TGCTCACCCAGCAATTGCGGGAGCTGGAGGCGGACGGCGTGGTCCGCCGCGAGGTCCATGCCCAGGTGCCGCCGAGGGTGGACTACTCGCTGACCGAGCTTGGGCTCAGCGTCATGCCGGTCATTGAGTCCCTGTGCCGCTGGGGCGCGCGCTACGAGGAGTGGGCCGTTTCGCGCGAGTCCGGGGTGGCCCGCTCGGCCTGATTTCCGGCCCGAGTTCCAGCCCGAGTCTGAGACAATCGGGGCCTCTTACTTTCCGCGGCGATTTGGGGTACTGGGGTGTCTGCCCCAGGTGAAGCCACGAGGTGAGCCATGCCCCATTTCCACGACGGTCTGTTCCGCATCCTCCGCCAGCCTTCGGTCGCGCCCGAGCTGCGCCAGGAGTTCCGCCGGACGGTGGCCTTTTCCAACTCGAGCAGGCTCAAGGCCGTCACCTGGCTGCTGTTCTGGTCCCTGGTGGGCTATCTGGTGGCCGATTACTTCACCATCAGACAGGCGGCCACGCCCCGCGCCGATGCCATGTGGGCGGGCATCGTGGGCATGCGTGCGGTGGCCATGGCGACCTGTGTGGCCTTCCTGTGGCTGTTCGGCCCCCTCCGTAGCGAGGATGATCTGCGGTCCAGGCACGGCTGGGTCTGGCAGGCGTACATCGCCTTTTTCCTGATCTACACCGCTGTCATCGTGGCCTACATGTTCCCGCTCAAGGGGAGTATCGGGCCGGTTTACATCTTCATGCTCGGCCCGCCCGCCTTCATCGCCATGACCACGCGGCAGGCGGTTCTGCACCAGACCCTGGGCATGGCGGCGGTGATCGGCTCGCTGTACTGGTTCGCCCCCGGCGCGGCCACGGTCAAGTATCACATCATCAACGCCGCTATCATCTCGTGTATCTCCTTTATCGTGGCCCACGTCACCTATGCGAGCACCCTGCGCGACTTTCTCAACAAGCACCTGATCGAGACGCGCAACGTCGAGCTGGAGGTGGCACGCAAGGCGGCAGAGGCGGCCAGCCAGGCCAAGAGTGACTTCCTGGCCGCCGTCAGTCACGAGATCCGCACACCCATGAACGCGGTGCTCGGCATGACCGAGGCGGTCCTGCACACCCCGCTCGACGCGCGCCAGCGCGACTATGTGGAGACCGCGCGCGAGTCCGCCCTGCACCTGCTCGACGTGCTCAACGACATCCTCGACTTCTCGCGCATCGAGGCGGGCAGGCTCAGGCTTGTGTCCGAGGATTTCGATCTGCCCGCGGTCGTGCATTCGGCCATGAAGACGGTCGGGCTTGAGGCCGGGCAAAAGGGAGTTGCCCTTGATTTCGAGATGATGGAAGGCGCCCCGCGCTTTCTCCGGGGCGATCCGGGCAGACTGCGTCAGGTGCTGATCAACCTGCTCGGCAACGGGGTCAAGTTCACGGAGCAGGGGGCGGTGCGGGTCACGGTCGGCCCCTGGGACGGCGGACAGGGCGGTGAGAGCCCGCCAGACCCCGAGCGGCCAGTGGGTGTGCGTTTTTCGGTCAGCGACAGCGGGCCGGGGATTCCCCCGGAGTTTGGTCAGGCCATCTTTGAGGCGTTCCGGCAGGGGGACGGCACCACCTCGCGTCGCTATGGCGGCTCCGGGCTGGGGCTGGCCATCTGCCGCGACCTCGTGCGGCTCATGGGCGGCGAGATCACGGTCCGGTCCACGGTGGGCAGGGGCAGCGAATTCATTTTGGGGCTGTACCAGATAACTCCTCTGGGTTATCAGTATGGCAATGCGAAAAAGTCGTTTGAGCAAGGACAAGCAGCTTCGTTTAATCGAACATTTTGTTGCCGGCACGACAGCTCGTTGTGCTGCTGATCTGGTTGGTGTGAACGTCAAAACAGCCGCCTATTACTTTCACCGGCTCCGGGAAATCATAGCGGAAGAAGAGTCCTGTGAAGGGATGGATTTTGGCGAATTTGAGGTCGATGAAAGCTACTTCGGTGGCAAGCGAAAGGGCAAAAGAGGACGTGGGGCGGCTGGTAAGGTTCCTGTTTTTGGAATCCTTAAAAGGGGTGGGAAGGTATATACACAGGTGATTCCTGATGCAAAAGGTAAAACCTTGCTTCCCATTATTCAGGAAAGAATCCAGCCAGACAGTGTGGTTTACTCGGACTGCTGGTATGGCTACAATGTCCTCGATGTGTCAGCATTCAAACACTTCCGAATCAACCACTCGAAGCTGTTTGCAGATAGCCACAACCACATCAATGGAATCGAGAATTTTTGGAACCAGGCCAAACGCCATATGAGGAAATTCAACGGCATTCCAACCAAGCATTTTTCTCTGTTTTTAAAGGAATGCGAGTGGCGTTTTAATAACAGCAATCCGCGAAGTCAGTTTAAACAGCTGAAACAGTGGGTTAGAAGGTATATGGGCTAGTTATCTGGCACAGCCCCTTCATTTTTACGGCCCGGTTCGCCCCGGGCGATCCGCAGCGCGCCACCCGGGCCGCTGTCCTGACCGCGTCCATGAACGCCGCTCCAGCTCCAGTCAGGCCGTCGCGGGTGTTGCTGGTGGACGACAACCCCACCAATGTCAAGGTGGCCCGGCTCCACCTGGACCGCATGGGCATGACCACCACCGTGGCCGG from Pseudodesulfovibrio aespoeensis Aspo-2 includes the following:
- a CDS encoding winged helix-turn-helix transcriptional regulator; this translates as MSGNCTLRHCGNKTYYCNVELTLQVIGGKWKPIIMYRLGDGGTLRFSEIKRSIPNITQKMLTQQLRELEADGVVRREVHAQVPPRVDYSLTELGLSVMPVIESLCRWGARYEEWAVSRESGVARSA
- a CDS encoding IS1595 family transposase, yielding MRKSRLSKDKQLRLIEHFVAGTTARCAADLVGVNVKTAAYYFHRLREIIAEEESCEGMDFGEFEVDESYFGGKRKGKRGRGAAGKVPVFGILKRGGKVYTQVIPDAKGKTLLPIIQERIQPDSVVYSDCWYGYNVLDVSAFKHFRINHSKLFADSHNHINGIENFWNQAKRHMRKFNGIPTKHFSLFLKECEWRFNNSNPRSQFKQLKQWVRRYMG
- a CDS encoding sensor histidine kinase; translation: MPHFHDGLFRILRQPSVAPELRQEFRRTVAFSNSSRLKAVTWLLFWSLVGYLVADYFTIRQAATPRADAMWAGIVGMRAVAMATCVAFLWLFGPLRSEDDLRSRHGWVWQAYIAFFLIYTAVIVAYMFPLKGSIGPVYIFMLGPPAFIAMTTRQAVLHQTLGMAAVIGSLYWFAPGAATVKYHIINAAIISCISFIVAHVTYASTLRDFLNKHLIETRNVELEVARKAAEAASQAKSDFLAAVSHEIRTPMNAVLGMTEAVLHTPLDARQRDYVETARESALHLLDVLNDILDFSRIEAGRLRLVSEDFDLPAVVHSAMKTVGLEAGQKGVALDFEMMEGAPRFLRGDPGRLRQVLINLLGNGVKFTEQGAVRVTVGPWDGGQGGESPPDPERPVGVRFSVSDSGPGIPPEFGQAIFEAFRQGDGTTSRRYGGSGLGLAICRDLVRLMGGEITVRSTVGRGSEFILGLYQITPLGYQYGNAKKSFEQGQAASFNRTFCCRHDSSLCC